A single region of the Vicia villosa cultivar HV-30 ecotype Madison, WI linkage group LG4, Vvil1.0, whole genome shotgun sequence genome encodes:
- the LOC131597971 gene encoding uncharacterized protein LOC131597971, with translation MIVGTYKIRGGGSKIKRKRISSIIRGGKADMFLIQETKMKEVSVLLDSSFWEKEDIGFSYSAANGMSGGLLTIWKNYSVTVVASFSGDGYLGNKVLWNGGTYYIANIYSPFSVRAKRILWDRLLELKHIHKDGEWIFGGDFNAVKKRSERVGLSSGGNYVEYREFSEFIDESGLMDVPSKGKKFRWYSGDGKSKSRIDRFLVSNNIEWSDLKIQGRGDFVMKEKLRLIKDRMRWWNKNVFGKYDMEVEEGIRDLNVSDDNELWDEEVHARKRRASKKIWLNLKIKENVLIQKARLK, from the exons ATGATTGTGGGCACTTATAAGATAAGGGGAGGCGGCAGTAAGATCAAGAGGAAAAGGATTAGTAGCATTATTCGAGGTGGGAAGGCAGACATGTTTCTCATTCAAGAAACTAAAATGAAGGAGGTTTCAGTTTTGTTGGATAGCAGTTTTTGGGAGAAGGAAGACATTGGTTTCTCTTATTCTGCGGCGAACGGAATGTCGGGAGGTCTTTTGACTATTTGGAAGAACTACTCGGTCACGGTAGTAGCGAGTTTTTCTGGCGATGGATATCTCGGCAACAAAGTCTTGTGGAATGGAGGTACATACTATATTGCTAATATTTACTCTCCTTTTTCTGTTCGTGCTAAACGCATATTATGGGATCGTTTGTTGGAACTGAAACATATTCATAAAGATGGTGAATGGATCTTTGGGGGAGATTTCAATGCGGTTAAAAAAAGGAGTGAGAGAGTGGGTTTATCTTCGGGAGGAAACTATGTGGAATACAGGGAATTTTCGGAGTTCATTGATGAAAGTGGTTTGATGGATGTTCCTAGCAAAGGAAAGAAGTTTAGATGGTATAGTGGCGATGGCAAATCTAAGAGTAGAATCGATAGGTTTCTTGTGTCTAACAACATT GAGTGGTCGGATTTGAAGATACAAGGAAGAGGGGACTTTGTTATGAAAGAGAAGCTCCGTCTAATTAAGGATAGGATGAGATGGTGGAATAAAAATGTCTTTGGCAAGTATGATATGGAGGTGGAGGAAGGAATTAGGGATTTGAACGTTTCGGACGATAATGAGCTATGGGATGAAGAGGTGCATGCTAGAAAAAGAAGGGCTAGTAAGAAAATATGGTTGAACCTTAAGATAAAAGAGAATGTGCTTATTCAAAAGGCTAGGTTAAAGTAG
- the LOC131599793 gene encoding heat shock cognate 70 kDa protein-like, whose translation MKRKQEAHCAVGIDLGTTYSCVAVWQEEHHRVEIIHNDQGNKITPSFVAFTENQRLIGDAAKNQAATNPQNTVFDAKRLIGRKFSDPIVQDDILLWPFKVVAGDNDKPMIMVKYKDQEKKLYAEEVSSMILTKMREIAETYLKSNVKNAVVTVPAYFNDAQRKATIDAGVIAGLNVMRVMNEPTAAAVAYGLDKRTDYDGERNIFVFDLGGGTFDVSLLTIKGDVFKVKAAAGNTHLGGEDFDNRMVNYFVQEFNRKNKVDICGNSKALRRLRTACERAKRSLSFLVVASIEVDSLFQGIDFSSSINRAKFEEMNMDLFNDCMKTVESCLTDAKMDKGRVDDVVLVGGSSRIPKVQQLLQDFFKGKELCMNINPDEAVAYGAAIQAALLSEDVKNVPNLVLQDVTPLSLGRSVVGDIMSVVIPRNTCIPVKNTLRYVTVEDNQSYSLIKVYEGERTRASENNLLGSFTLSGHTPAPRGHPCDVCFSIDENGVLTVSAKECSTGKMNEISITNHKERISAEEIRKLIKEAEIYHIEDMKFLRKAKALNLLDDYIYKMTNTLKKNDTNSKLSSQEVKMIEDAIAVAKKLVDENNKQVEIEVLEDHLEGLESRMKHIMAKTI comes from the exons ATGAAAAGGAAACAAGAAGCACATTGTGCCGTAGGAATAGACCTTGGCACAACTTATTCATGTGTTGCAGTATGGCAGGAAGAACATCATCGAGTTGAGATCATTCACAATGATCAAGGCAATAAAATTACACCTTCTTTTGTTGCTTtcacagaaaatcagagattgatCGGTGATGCTGCTAAGAATCAAGCTGCTACCAATCCCCAAAACACTGTCTTTG ATGCCAAGAGGTTAATTGGTAGAAAGTTTAGTGATCCTATTGTTCAAGATGATATTCTTTTATGGCCATTCAAAGTAGTTGCTGGTGACAATGACAAACCCATGATTATGGTTAAGTACAAGGATCAAGAAAAGAAACTATACGCCGAAGAAGTATCATCTATGATACTCACCAAGATGCGAGAAATTGCTGAGACATatttaaaatcaaatgttaagaATGCTGTTGTTACTGTGCCAGCTTATTTTAATGATGCTCAGCGAAAAGCCACTATAGATGCCGGTGTTATTGCTGGCCTTAATGTTATGAGGGTAATGAATGAACCTACTGCGGCAGCTGTTGCGTATGGTCTTGACAAGAGGACTGATTATGATGGAGAACggaatatttttgtctttgatctTGGTGGTGGTACTTTTGATGTGTCTCTACTAACTATCAAGGGTGATGTGTTCAAAGTAAAGGCAGCTGCTGGAAACACTCACCTTGGAGGAGAAGACTTTGATAATAGAATGGTCAACTACTTTGTACAAGAGTTCAACAGAAAGAACAAAGTGGATATTTGTGGAAATTCAAAAGCCTTGAGAAGGTTGAGAACTGCTTGTGAGAGGGCAAAGAGATCACTGTCTTTCCTTGTTGTTGCCTCTATTGAAGTAGATTCATTATTTCAAGGCATTGACTTTTCATCATCCATCAATAGGGCCAAGTttgaggaaatgaatatggaccTTTTTAATGACTGTATGAAGACCGTTGAGAGTTGTCTTACTGACGCTAAGATGGATAAGGGCAGggtagatgatgttgttcttgttgGTGGATCTTCTAGAATTCCTAAAGTACAACAGCTATTACAAGACTTTTTTAAGGGAAAAGAGTTGTGCATGAACATTAATCCTGATGAGGCTGTAGCTTATGGGGCAGCAATTCAGGCTGCATTGTTGAGTGAAGATGTTAAAAATGTTCCAAATTTGGTGCTGCAGGACGTTACACCATTGTCTCTTGGCAGGTCAGTAGTAGGAGATATCATGAGTGTGGTGATTCCTAGGAACACTTGCATTCCTGTCAAGAATACACTACGATATGTTACGGTTGAAGATAACCAATCTTATTCCTTGATTAAGGTTTATGAGGGTGAAAGAACAAGAGCAAGTGAAAACAATTTGCTTGGTTCTTTTACTCTTTCTGGTCATACCCCTGCTCCTCGTGGCCACCCTTGTGATGTTTGTTTTTCTATAGATGAAAATGGTGTTTTGACAGTTTCGGCTAAGGAATGCTCCACTGGTAAAATGAATGAGATTTCAATAACCAATCACAAAGAGAGGATATCAGCCGAAGAAAttagaaaattgattaaagaggCTGAGATTTACCATATTGAAGACATGAAATTCCTAAGAAAGGCCAAAGCACTGAATTTATTGGATGACTACATATACAAAATGACAAATACTTTAAAGAAAAATGATACTAATTCGAAGCTTTCCTCACAAGAAGTCAAAATGATTGAAGATGCAATTGCAGTGGCTAAAAAGCTCGTCGACGAGAATAACAAGCAGGTTGAAATAGAAGTTTTGGAAGATCACCTAGAAGGGCTTGAGAGTAGGATGAAACACATTATGGCTAAGACTATTTAG
- the LOC131597972 gene encoding heat shock cognate 70 kDa protein-like → MGSCVAVWQEEHHRVEIIHNDQGNKITPSFVAFTENQRLIGDAAKNQASANPQNTVFDAKRLIGRKFSDSIVQDDILLWPFKVIAGDNDKPMIMVKYKDQEKQLYPEEVSSMVLAKMREIAETYLESKVNNAVVTVPAYFNDSQRKETIDAGVIAGLNVMIVMNEPTAAAVAYGLDKRIGCVGERNILVFDLGGGTFDVSILTIKDSVFQVKATAGNIHLGGEDLDNRMVNYFVQEIKRKNKVDISGNSRVLRSSRKNKGDSSGKYSKALRRLRSACERAKRSLSFLVTATIEVDSLFQGIDFCSSINRAKFVEMNMDLFNECMKIVESCLMDAKMDKSMIDDVVLVGGSSRIPKVQQILQEFFNGKELCKSINPDEAVAYGAAVQDALLSEGIMNVPKLVLQDVTPLSLGRSVLGDIMSVVIPRNTCIPVKNRRGYITIEDNQSESLIEVYEGERTRASDNNLLGSFFLSGHTPAPRGHPFDVCFAIDENGILTVSCKEKCSGKRNEITITNYKDRMSAEEIKKSIMEAEKYQIEDKKFLRKANAVNALDDYIYKIRNALKKKDIDTKLSSEEIEIMESTIAATANLIDENNQDVELDDLEDHLKALESTMEDILAKTI, encoded by the exons ATGGG TTCATGTGTTGCAGTATGGCAGGAAGAACATCATCGAGTTGAGATCATTCACAATGATCAAGGCAATAAAATTACACCTTCTTTTGTTGCTTtcacagaaaatcagagattgatCGGTGATGCTGCTAAGAATCAAGCTTCTGCCAACCCTCAAAACACCGTCTTTG atgCTAAGAGGTTAATTGGTAGGAAGTTTAGTGATTCTATTGTTCAAGATGATATACTTTTATGGCCATTCAAAGTCATTGCTGGGGACAATGACAAACCCATGATTATGGTTAAGTACAAGGATCAAGAAAAGCAACTATATCCCGAAGAAGTATCATCTATGGTACTCGCCAAAATGCGGGAGATTGCTGAGACATATTTAGAATCAAAAGTTAATAATGCAGTTGTTACTGTGCCAGCTTATTTTAATGATTCTCAAAGAAAAGAAACTATAGATGCCGGTGTTATTGCTGGCCTCAATGTTATGATAGTAATGAATGAACCCACTGCTGCAGCAGTTGCATATGGCCTTGACAAGAGAATTGGTTGTGTTGGAGAAAGGAATATTTTAGTGTTTGATCTTGGTGGTGGCACATTTGACGTTTCTATACTAACTATTAAGGACAGCGTCTTCCAAGTTAAGGCCACTGCAGGAAACATTCACCTCGGGGGAGAGGACTTGGATAACCGAATGGTGAACTACTTTGTACAAGagatcaagagaaagaacaaaGTTGACATAAGTGGGAATTCAAGAGTTTTAAGGAGTTCGAGAAAGAATAAAGGCGACAGTAGTGGGAAATACTCAAAAGCtttgaggaggttgagaagtgctTGTGAGAGGGCAAAAAGATCACTTTCTTTCCTCGTTACTGCCACTATTGAAGTAGATTCTTTATTTCAAGGCATTGACTTTTGTTCATCCATCAATAGAGCCAAATTTGTGGAAATGAATATGGACCTTTTTAATGAGTGTATGAAGATTGTTGAAAGTTGTCTAATGGATGCTAAGATGGACAAGAGCATGATAGATGATGTTGTCCTTGTTGGCGGGTCTTCTAGGATTCCTAAAGTACAACAAATATTACAGGAGTTTTTCAATGGGAAGGAGTTGTGCAAAAGCATTAATCCTGATGAGGCTGTGGCTTATGGGGCAGCTGTTCAGGATGCGTTGTTGAGTGAAGGAATTATGAATGTTCCAAAGTTGGTGCTGCAGGATGTTACACCTTTGTCTCTTGGCAGGTCAGTGCTTGGAGATATCATGAGCGTGGTGATTCCGAGGAACACTTGCATTCCTGTCAAAAATAGACGAGGATATATTACCATTGAAGATAACCAATCGGAATCCTTGATCGAGGTTTATGAGGGTGAGAGAACAAGAGCGAGTGACAACAATTTGCTCGGTTCCTTTTTTCTTTCTGGTCATACTCCTGCTCCTCGCGGCCACCCTTTTGATGTTTGTTTTGCTATTGATGAAAATGGCATTTTGACAGTTTCTTGTAAGGAAAAATGCAGTGGCAAAAGGAATGAAATTACAATAACCAATTACAAAGATAGGATGTCAGCTGAAGAAATTAAAAAATCGATTATGGAAGCTGAGAAATACCAAATTGAAGACAAGAAATTCCTAAGGAAGGCCAATGCGGTGAATGCATTGGATGACTACATTTACAAAATAAGAAATGCTTTAAAGAAAAAGGATATTGATACAAAGCTCTCCTCGGAAGAAATTGAGATTATGGAATCTACAATTGCTGCGACTGCAAATTTGATTGATGAGAATAACCAAGATGTTGAACTAGATGATCTGGAGGACCATCTAAAGGCACTTGAAAGTACCATGGAAGACATTTTAGCAAAgactatttag